Proteins encoded within one genomic window of Saccharopolyspora pogona:
- a CDS encoding SAM-dependent methyltransferase, which translates to MKRPSWAPLDVDMNQPSIARIWDWFLGGAHNFAVDRQVAEEMLQLMPEGPQMAHINRMFLRRVVQLCVAEGVTQFLDIGSGIPTVGNVHETAQQADPECRVVYVDIDPVAVAHTRRLLADNPRCAVLQADLREPEEILAAPELRDLLDLDRPVALLMIAVLHFVHDEEDPLGLIARYRDALAGGSFFAIAHGSRSTERMPSEHLHAARSKYERSVAQVSLRSQPEVEAMFAGFDLVSPGVVWLPAWRPTNGETPEDSAAPNAGYGGVGRKPRTNRPQ; encoded by the coding sequence ATGAAGCGACCGAGTTGGGCACCGCTGGACGTCGACATGAACCAGCCGAGCATCGCCCGGATCTGGGACTGGTTCCTGGGCGGCGCGCACAACTTCGCGGTGGATCGCCAGGTCGCCGAGGAAATGCTGCAGCTCATGCCGGAGGGGCCGCAGATGGCCCACATCAACCGGATGTTCCTGCGCCGGGTCGTGCAGTTGTGCGTCGCGGAGGGCGTGACCCAGTTCCTCGACATCGGCTCCGGGATCCCGACCGTCGGCAACGTCCACGAGACCGCGCAGCAAGCCGACCCCGAATGCAGGGTGGTGTACGTGGACATCGACCCGGTGGCCGTCGCGCACACCCGGCGCTTGCTCGCCGACAACCCGCGCTGCGCGGTCCTCCAAGCCGATCTCCGCGAGCCGGAGGAGATCCTGGCCGCACCGGAGCTGCGAGACCTGCTCGACCTCGACCGGCCGGTGGCCCTGCTGATGATCGCGGTTCTGCACTTCGTGCACGACGAGGAGGATCCGCTCGGCTTGATCGCCCGCTACCGGGACGCGCTGGCCGGCGGCAGCTTCTTCGCCATCGCGCACGGCAGCCGGAGCACCGAACGGATGCCTTCCGAACACCTGCACGCCGCGCGCAGCAAGTACGAGCGCTCGGTGGCCCAGGTGAGCCTGCGCTCGCAGCCGGAGGTCGAGGCGATGTTCGCCGGTTTCGACCTGGTCAGCCCCGGCGTGGTCTGGCTGCCGGCCTGGCGCCCCACCAACGGCGAGACCCCCGAGGACAGCGCGGCGCCGAACGCCGGCTACGGCGGAGTCGGCCGCAAGCCCCGGACAAATCGTCCACAGTAG
- a CDS encoding RNA-guided endonuclease TnpB family protein, which translates to MAAGLAPHQRRDPRGQRGAERRLRRSRPQAPDKSSTVATPFPLQHFVVANDQLGRLAASRLGDILIDNPEHLEAALRELRRLQRQTSRRTGPDHRSEQKSSNRWRTTQARITKLHTTVANTRRDGLHKLTTWLVRTFGAIVLEDLNVAGMTRNRRLARQVAGAGMAELRRQVEYKASWAGLRVHIADRWHPSSKTCPDCGAVRTKLRLSDRIFTCPSCGISMDRDLNAAHNLANLVEATTSSPNCGATENEPDGNPHKTRTTRAADIATGRPAPNNAGQRRHRKAPAHDTLSHVS; encoded by the coding sequence CTGGCTGCCGGCCTGGCGCCCCACCAACGGCGAGACCCCCGAGGACAGCGCGGCGCCGAACGCCGGCTACGGCGGAGTCGGCCGCAAGCCCCGGACAAATCGTCCACAGTAGCCACCCCGTTCCCGCTGCAGCATTTCGTCGTCGCGAATGATCAGCTGGGACGCCTCGCCGCGTCCCGGCTCGGTGACATCTTGATCGACAACCCGGAACACCTCGAAGCAGCCCTGCGTGAGTTGCGGAGGTTGCAGCGGCAAACCTCCCGGCGCACTGGCCCAGACCACCGTAGCGAACAGAAGTCCTCGAACCGGTGGCGCACAACCCAGGCCCGCATCACCAAGCTGCACACCACAGTCGCCAATACACGCCGCGATGGGCTGCACAAGCTCACCACCTGGCTGGTGCGGACCTTCGGTGCGATCGTGCTGGAAGACCTCAACGTTGCGGGCATGACCCGCAACCGCCGCCTGGCACGGCAGGTCGCAGGTGCCGGCATGGCCGAACTCCGACGCCAGGTCGAGTACAAAGCCTCCTGGGCCGGGCTGCGCGTGCACATCGCGGACCGGTGGCATCCCAGCTCCAAAACGTGTCCGGACTGTGGTGCGGTGAGAACCAAGCTGCGCCTGTCCGACCGTATCTTCACCTGCCCGTCCTGCGGGATCAGCATGGATCGCGACCTCAACGCCGCCCACAACCTCGCCAACCTGGTTGAGGCCACGACGTCCTCCCCGAATTGCGGGGCGACGGAAAACGAGCCCGATGGAAACCCACACAAGACCCGCACCACGCGGGCAGCGGATATCGCCACGGGAAGACCCGCACCGAACAACGCGGGCCAACGCCGACACCGCAAGGCGCCGGCTCACGACACGCTTTCACACGTTTCGTGA